The Corynebacterium sphenisci DSM 44792 genome includes the window GCTCGACGGCGAGTACGCCCCCGACGGCACCTGCATCCGGGCCCCGCAGGACTACTACGTCAAGCCGATGAACTGCCCGATGCACAACCTGATCTTCGCCTCCCGGGGCCGGTCCTACCGGGAACTGCCGATCCGGATGTTCGAGTTCGGCACGGTCTACCGCTACGAGAAGTCCGGGGTGATCCACGGCCTCACCCGGGCCCGCGGGTTCACCCAGGACGATGCGCACATCTACTGCACCGAGGAGCAGCTCGAGGCGGAGCTGACCGATGTGCTGGACTTCATCATCTCCCTGCTGCGCGACTACGGCCTGGACGACTTCTACCTGGAGCTGTCCACCAAGGACGAGGGCAAGTTCGTCGGCACCGACGAAATCTGGGAGCGCTCCACGGAGATCCTGCGCCGGGTCGCCGACGCCTCCGGGCTGGACCTGGTGCCCGACCCGGGCGGGGCGGCCTTCTACGGGCCGAAGATCTCGGTGCAGGCCCGCGACGCGATCGGGCGCACCTGGCAGATGTCCACGGTGCAGCTGGACTTCAACCTGCCGGAGCGCTTCGCGCTGGAGTACACCGCCGCCGACGGCGCCAAGCACCGCCCGATCATGATCCACCGGGCCCTGTTCGGCTCCATCGAGCGCTTCTTCGGGGTGCTCCTGGAGCACTACGCCGGGGCCTTCCCGGCCTGGCTGGCCCCCGAGCAGGTCGTCGGAATCCCGGTCGCCGAGGACTGCGTGCCGCACCTGGAGGCCTTCATGGACCGCCTGCGCGGCGCCGGGGTGCGCGCCCGGGTGGACTCCTCCGATGACCGGATGCAGAAGAAGATCCGCAACCACACCACCCAGAAGGTGCCCTTCATGGTGCTCGCCGGGGCCCGCGACGTCGAGGCCGACGCGGTGAGCTTCCGCTTCCTGGACGGCTCCCAGGTCAACGGGGTGCCGGTGGCCGAGGCCGCCGCGCTGGTGACCTCCTGGATCGCCGAGCGGATCAACGAGCAGCCGAACGGGGAGCGCCTTGACGCCCGCCGCTGAGCCCGGCCGGGTGGTGGATTCGGGGCTGGGCGCCCCGGACCGCCTGGAGCGGCTGTGGGCGCCCTACCGGATGGGCTACATCGCCGATGACGCCGCGGCGGCCGGCGACGGCACCCGGGCGAACCCCTTCACCGAGCTGCCCCGGCGCGCTGACGAGGAGGCGCTCATCGTCGCCCGCGGGGAGCGGGTGTACTGCCTGCTCAACCTGTACCCCTACAACGCCGGGCACATGATGGTGCTGCCCTACCGGGAGGTCGCCGACCTGGAGGACCTGGACCCGGCGGAGGCCGCGGAGCTGATGGCCTTCGCGCAGCGCGCGATCCGGGCGCTGAAGCGGGTCTCCCGGCCGCATGCGGTCAACGTGGGCTTCAACCTGGGCCGGGCCGCCGGGGGCTCGGTGGGCCAGCACCTGCACATGCACATCGTGCCGCGCTGGGTGGGCGACGCGAACTTCATGACCGTCCTCGACGGCACCAAGGTGCTCCCGCAGCTGCTGCGGGAGACCCGCCGGCTGCTCGCCGCGGCGTGGGGGGAGGACTAGATGCTCAGCGCCAGGGGCCGCCGCCCGGTGGCGGTGGTGGTGGAGCCGGTGGCCGCGGCGCTCAACCGCGCCGGGGTGAGCCCGAACGCGCTCACCGTGGCCGGCACCGCCGCCGCCTCCGGGATCGCGGTGGCCCTGATCCCGGCCGGGCACCTCTTCGCCGCCGCGGTGCTCACCGCCGTGTTCACCTTCTTCGACCTGCTCGACGGCACCATGGCCCGGCTGCGCGGCGGCGGCACCCGCTTCGGCGCGGTGCTCGACGCCGGCTGCGACCGGATCACCGACGGCGCCCTGTTCGGCGCGATCCTGTGGTGGCTGGCCCATGACGGGCACGGCCATCCCGCGATCCAGGCGGCCTGCCTGGTCACCCTGGTCGCCTCCCAGGTGGTGTCCTACGTCAAGGCCCGGGCCGAGGCCTCCGGGATCGCCGTGGACGGGGGCCTGGTGGAGCGCGCCGAGCGGCTCATCCTCGCCCTGGTCGGCCTGGGCCTGAGCGGCCTGGGGGTGCCGCACGCCCTCGACGTGGCCCTGGTGGCGCTGGCCCTCGGCTCGGCGGCCACCGTGGTGCAGCGCATGGTCATCGCCGCCCGCGACCCCCATGCCGGGGACCCGATCGCCGCGCCGAAGGGCGCCGCGGGATGAGGGCCCGGCCGGCCCGGGGCCGCGAGGAGCTGGCCGCCCTGGGCTACCTCGCCGGCTGGCGGGTGCTGGGCCTGCTGCCGGAGGCCCCGGTGCTGCGCGCCGGCTACGCCATCGCCGACCGGATGGCGGCGCGCGACGGCGGCCCGGCCCAGCTGCGCCGCAACCTCGCCCGGGTCACCGGGCGCGCCCCCGGGGCGGTGCCCGACCGGCTGGTGCGCGCTTCGCTGCGCTCCTACCTGCGCTACTGGGTGGAGGCCTTCCGGCTGCCCCGGATGGCCTCCCCGGATCTGACCGCCCGGATCGGCGCCGGGCTCACCGGGGCCGGCCACTTCGACGCCTCGCACGCCCGGGGCCGCGGGGTGGTGCTGGTGACCACCCACTCCGGCAACTGGGACATGGCCGGCACCTGGCTCATCGACCGGGTCGGCGGGTTCACCACCGTCGC containing:
- a CDS encoding HIT family protein, translated to MTPAAEPGRVVDSGLGAPDRLERLWAPYRMGYIADDAAAAGDGTRANPFTELPRRADEEALIVARGERVYCLLNLYPYNAGHMMVLPYREVADLEDLDPAEAAELMAFAQRAIRALKRVSRPHAVNVGFNLGRAAGGSVGQHLHMHIVPRWVGDANFMTVLDGTKVLPQLLRETRRLLAAAWGED
- the pgsA gene encoding phosphatidylinositol phosphate synthase: MLSARGRRPVAVVVEPVAAALNRAGVSPNALTVAGTAAASGIAVALIPAGHLFAAAVLTAVFTFFDLLDGTMARLRGGGTRFGAVLDAGCDRITDGALFGAILWWLAHDGHGHPAIQAACLVTLVASQVVSYVKARAEASGIAVDGGLVERAERLILALVGLGLSGLGVPHALDVALVALALGSAATVVQRMVIAARDPHAGDPIAAPKGAAG